A part of Arachis hypogaea cultivar Tifrunner chromosome 12, arahy.Tifrunner.gnm2.J5K5, whole genome shotgun sequence genomic DNA contains:
- the LOC112728723 gene encoding uncharacterized protein produces the protein MVVKMMKWRPWPPLVSRKYEVKLFVRTLNGCDLLREASQKGSSTPLSLEVRWKGPKLKLGSLRRSSVARNFTREVELAALEEGDEVNGKNDVVSWEEEFQSVCTLSAYKDNVFHPWEIGFTLFNGLNQRSKGKVPVVGTASLNLAEFASAVDQKDFDLNIPLILSGGSVEPSLSLSISISLVELRAAQESSELVPKSVVPVASTPPQSEETTLAEKDELSTIKAGLRKVKILTEFVSVRKAKKSCHEEEGSEGNFSSRSEDGEYNYPLDSDSLDDFEEGESDEVKEASRKSFSYGKLAHANAGGSFYSSMRINANHEDWIYYSNHKSDAGGSQIEDSSVSATSEPYLSQSSRRSILPWRKRKLSFRSPKSKGEPLLKKAYGEEGGDDIDFDRRQLSSDESLSPGSRKTEDDSCANRSSVSEFGDDNFAVGSWEQKEVMSRDGHMKLQTQVFFASIDQRSERAAGESACTALVAVIADWFQSNRDLMPIKSQFDSLIREGSLEWRNLCENQTYRERFPDKHFDLETVIQAKIRSLSVVPEKSFIGFFHPEGMEEGRFDFLHGAMSFDNIWDEISHTAQVCANNGEPQLYIISWNDHFFILKVESDAYYIIDTLGERLYEGCNQAYILKFDSNTTIYKVQDDVQSSDEKTSSDLQTVAEVLDNNDKQIQQINGKEVDSAVDTEEQSKSEPEEEAVCRGKEACKEYIKSFLAAIPIRELQADVKKGLISSTPLHHRLQIEFHYTQLLQSYDVVPVVGSVAEPSSMTMMNVPETLALAVTEIPA, from the exons ATGGTGGTGAAGATGATGAAGTGGAGGCCATGGCCTCCACTTGTTTCTCGCAAGTATGAGGTTAAACTCTTCGTACGGACTCTCAACGGCTGCGATCTCCTACGCGAAGCTTCACAGAAGGGGTCATCAACGCCGCTTTCACTCGAAGTTAGGTGGAAGGGTCCAAAACTGAAACTTGGCTCGCTACGCCGCAGCTCCGTCGCCAGAAACTTCACTAGGGAGGTGGAGTTGGCGGCTCTGGAGGAGGGAGATGAGGTTAACGgaaaaaacgacgtcgtttcgtgGGAGGAAGAGTTTCAGAGCGTGTGTACCCTCTCTGCTTACAAGGACAATGTGTTTCATCCCTGGGAGATCGGGTTCACTCTCTTCAAT GGGTTGAATCAAAGGTCAAAGGGAAAGGTTCCGGTGGTTGGAACAGCATCCTTGAATCTAGCTGAATTTGCATCTGCAGTTGATCAAAAGGATTTTGATTTGAACATTCCACTCATACTTTCTGGTGGTTCTGTTGAGCCTTCTCTTTCACTCAGT ATATCGATTAGCTTAGTGGAGCTAAGAGCTGCTCAAGAAAGCTCGGAGCTGGTTCCCAAATCGGTTGTGCCAGTCGCCTCAACCCCGCCTCAGTCTGAGGAAACAACCTTGGCTGAAAAAGATGAACTTTCCACTATCAAAGCTGGTCTTAGGAAAGTGAAGATTTTGACCGAGTTTGTGTCGGTCAGGAAAGCGAAGAAGTCATGCCACGAGGAAGAGGGGAGTGAAGGCAATTTCTCTTCTCGGAGCGAGGACGGTGAGTACAATTACCCACTTGACTCTGATTCCCTTGATGATTTTGAGGAAGGAGAATCGGATGAGGTAAAGGAGGCTTCAAGGAAATCATTCAGTTATGGAAAGCTAGCTCATGCGAACGCTGGGGGATCGTTCTATTCTAGCATGAGGATAAATGCCAATCATGAAGATTGGATATACTACAGCAATCACAAATCTGATGCTGGGGGTTCACAGATAGAGGATTCATCTGTGTCAGCCACCTCGGAGCCTTACTTATCACAAAGTTCAAGGCGCAGCATACTGCCTTGGAGGAAGAGGAAGTTGAGTTTCAGGTCTCCTAAATCTAAGGGAGAACCATTGTTAAAGAAGGCCTATGGGGAAGAAGGTGGTGATGACATTGATTTTGATCGCCGGCAGCTTAGCTCTGATGAATCCCTTTCACCTGGG TCGCGGAAGACTGAGGATGATTCATGCGCAAATCGATCATCAGTGTCCGAATTCGGTGATGACAACTTTGCTGTAGGGAGTTGGGAGCAGAAGGAAGTAATGAGCCGCGATGGTCATATGAAGCTTCAAACACAGGTCTTCTTTGCTTCTATTGATCAACGTAGCGAACGCGCAGCAGGTGAGAGTGCGTGTACGGCTCTTGTTGCTGTCATTGCCGATTGGTTCCAAAGCAATCGTGATCTCATGCCCATAAAGTCCCAGTTTGATAGCTTAATTCGAGAAGGCTCATTAGAATGGAGGAATTTGTGTGAAAACCAGACATATAGAGAACGATTTCCCGACAAGCATTTCGATCTTGAAACTGTCATTCAAGCCAAAATACGTTCCCTGTCTGTGGTTCCTGAGAAGTCCTTTATCGGTTTTTTCCATCCAGAGGGAATGGAAGAGGGGAGATTCGACTTTCTTCATGGTGCCATGTCTTTTGATAACATTTGGGATGAGATCAGTCACACAGCACAGGTGTGCGCGAACAATGGTGAACCGCAACTTTACATTATTAGTTGGAATGACCATTTTTTCATCCTCAAAGTCGAATCCGATGCATACTACATCATTGACACATTGGGAGAGCGGCTTTATGAAGGATGCAATCAGGCATATATCTTGAAATTCGACAGCAACACAACAATATACAAGGTGCAAGATGATGTGCAGTCCTCAGATGAAAAAACATCCTCTGACCTTCAAACTGTAGCTGAAGTATTAGACAACAATGACAAGCAGATCCAGCAAATCAATGGTAAAGAGGTTGATTCTGCCGTGGATACGGAAGAACAATCGAAGTCTGAACCTGAAGAAGAGGCTGTTTGCCGAGGGAAAGAAGCCTGCAAAGAGTACATCAAAAGCTTCTTGGCAGCAATACCTATTAGAGAGTTGCAAGCAGATGTCAAGAAAGGTTTAATCTCATCAACCCCACTTCACCATAGGCTCCAAATTGAGTTTCACTACACTCAATTGTTGCAGTCTTATGATGTTGTACCAGTGGTTGGTTCAGTGGCTGAACCATCATCCATGACCATGATGAATGTGCCAGAAACTCTTGCCCTTGCAGTAACTGAGATTCCAGCATAA